GGGCACTGTTTGTCCTGTTTTGCGCATTGGCGTTGGCCCATCTGCCGACGCTGGCGCCTGCGGACATACCGCTGCGTCTGGTCGGGGCAGCGGCGGTTTTCGCACTCGCCTTTGCGGCATTTTACACGGGAATGCTGGGAGGCGGCGATGTAAAGATGATATCTGTTGTCATGCTCTTCGTGCCCTTGCAGGACATCGCCGCATTCGCGCTCGCGCTGTCGGTCTCGGTCATTCTCAGCCTGAGTGTGATAAAAATATTACGGCGCTCAAGAAGCGTAAAGGCCCTGCAGTGGCGGGCATTCAATGACGCTAAAAGACTACCGCTGGGTCCCGCAATCGCGATTTCCTCCATGATTTATGGGCCGCTCGGCGATTTCGCGATCTCGAAGCTGGGTGCGGGTGGATAACGCAGGGGAAAGGACTGATTTGAAATGAACGCAGCGCATCGCGGTTCGCCAGCACTCGTCCGTTTATCTTGCTGAAAATGCAAAATCATGTCTCAACTTATAGGCGATTAGGATAACCTGTGATAGTCAGTGAAGCCCGGGGAAAAGCACCCCGCAAGCCACAAAGGGCGTCAAGAGTGTCCAAGCGTATCGGTCTGATTGCAGTTGCCGCATGCCTGTTGCTGAGTATTGGTGCCTTCTTTCTTGCGCGGAAGGCCGAAATGGCGAGCGCAAACCACCAGTTCCGCCAGATTGCATCCGAGAACAAAAGCAGCATCGAGATGCGGCTTGGCGATTACAGCGCGGTTTTGGCGAGCGTCGCCACCTATCTGAGCGTCACCGAAACCGTTTCGCTGCGCGACTACAACGAATTCATCGGCGGCCTGAA
Above is a window of Sulfitobacter sp. HNIBRBA3233 DNA encoding:
- a CDS encoding A24 family peptidase encodes the protein MSGTDLLSWIPVPVFLYLIYTDLRYLRIPNRALFVLFCALALAHLPTLAPADIPLRLVGAAAVFALAFAAFYTGMLGGGDVKMISVVMLFVPLQDIAAFALALSVSVILSLSVIKILRRSRSVKALQWRAFNDAKRLPLGPAIAISSMIYGPLGDFAISKLGAGG